CGAAGAAACCATTACCCTGAAGTGACTTAGGGTATTTTTCATTTCTTGGCATAGGCGCAGGCAAATTGCAGGTGCCAGTGCTATGCTTCACCGCATCGGGGGACAGAGACAAAGATCGTTGAAATCTACTCACACAAGGGCTGGCAAACAAGGTGCCGGAGCTTTAGTACGGTAAAATTTGTGGGGACAGGCCCCCGCTCCGCCACCAGCCCCTAAACAACCCAATTAGTGGTAAACTTAAAAGCAGAGCTTACCTACATAAAGGGGAGAAACCAACATGCAAGCTGCTGAAAGAAGGCCATCGGTCAATCCGACGGTGTATCCGATTCTTTTTGCGATCGGATTTGTACATTTACTAAATGATACGATGCAATCTGTCGTTCCGGCTGTGTTTCCGATTTTGGAGAGAAGCATGAACCTATCTTATGGCCAATTGGGGTGGATTGGATTTGCGCTTAGTATGACGTCTTCCATTATGCAGCCGGTTGTGGGATGGCTGACAGATAAAAAGAGTGCGCCGTATGTGCTTCCGTTCGGAATGGGGCTGTCGATGATCGGAATGCTTGGGCTGGCATTTGCACCAAGCTTCGGCTTCGTGCTGCTTTCGGTTATTTTCATCGGGCTTGGTTCGGCGGCGTTCCATCCGGAAGGGTCACGGGTTGCATACATGGCAGCGGGAGGAAAGCGCGGGCTTGCCCAGTCCATCTATCAGGTTGGCGGGAATTTTGGACAGTCGCTTGCACCGCTTATGACAATCCTGATTTTTATTCCGTTAGGGCAATTCGGTTCAATCTGGTTTACGCTTGTGGCGGCCTTAGCGGTATTCGTCCTCCTGTTTGTATCCAAATGGTACTCGAACCAGCTGATCCGGTTTCCGAAAACAGTAAAAGCGACGGTAAAAACGACGACCAGAAAAAGGACGAAGCAGGTAGGCTTTGCGATTACGCTGCTCGTTTTCCTCGTGTTTGCCCGTTCCTGGTATTCTGCCGGAATCTCAAACTATTTTCAGTTTTACTTAATTGAGGATTATGGAATCTCCATTAGGGAAGCACAATACTTTATTTTTCTATTCCTGGCTTCCGGTGTGATTGGAACATTCCTCGGCGGACCGCTTGCCGACCGGTTCGGCAAACGGAATGTCATTTTGTTTTCGATGGTCGGATCGGCTCCATTTGCGCTCATTCTTCCACATGTCAGTCTGATATGGGTTTACCCGTTATTCTTTATTATTGGAGTGATTATTCTATCAAGCTTTTCCGTCACGGTGGTTTATGCGCAGGAGCTCATTCCAGGAAAGATTGGAACAGTTTCCGGACTTATCGTGGGCCTGGCCTTCGGTATGGGGGCAATCGGGTCTGCGTTTCTCGGAATGCTTGCGGATGTATGGGGCTTGTATGCCACGATGACTTTGTGCAGTGTGCTCCCGGTGATTGGGATTTTGACGGTGTTCTTGCCATCGGATCAGAAGCTGAGGGAGTGGGAAGAAGAGTCTCAAACGCAATGAAAAAAGCAGGCCATCCATTTTGGGGATGTGCCTGCTTTTTTCGTTATTTCCCCATTACCCACTGGTCCTTCTTAAACAGAGAAACCGTAATGGCAAGTACGATGACCATGAACAAAGCGGTACTTCCGACAGTCAAAAGAATGTTCTGGACATTAATAATGCCGTAGAGCATTTCTTTTATCAGAGCAAACATATTGATTGCGGGAATGATGAAATGGTGAAAGCTCGTTTCATTTACACCCGTGCTTGTTAGGGTAAAGATCGGCAGAATAGGCAGCATCATGATCGGAGTTTGATAGCTTTGGGCCTCTTTTACTGATTTTGAGATAAGACTCGCGAGCATTTGCACGGATGACATAAAGAGGGCGAACATGACGGATGTCATCAGTGTAATTCCTATGAAAATCCAAACATGGTCTCCAAATTGGAGCGCTTCTTTCAACTTTTCCGTCAAAAAGATAATTTCTAAGCTGACAACGGCAACTGCTGCAAAGCCAGAAAAAACAGCAATGGTCGAGACAGTCAGCCATTTAGCCAAAAGCATTTTCGTACGGCTTACCGGTGTAATCAGGAGGGCTTCCATTGTTTTACGATCTTTTTCGCCTGCAAATAAATCGGTTGCAGAAGGGTAAGCGCCTGAGACGATAGCCATTGCGATAATCATAGGCAGAAAATTTGAAAAAATACTTAAGGCGGCAGCACTGTCATCCTCACTGTTCATTTCTTTCGTCTTGACTTCAAGGGGCTGAATGACCATTGGATCAATATTCGCTGCCTGAAGGCGGTTTTTGACTACCCCATCCTCAAATGCGGTTAGCTGTGCATCCATCATCTCCATTAATACAGACGAATTTTTGCTGAAGGAATCACCATATAGAGTGGCATTTGCCTGCTGTCCGCTGTTAATTTTCTGCACAAATCCGCTGTCGAATGTAACGGCCGCCTGAGCATCTCCATCTCTTACGGCTTTTTCAGGATCCGTAAAGCTTTTTGTGTTCACATTTTTCAATCCGCTCACCAGCTGTTCTTCATCGTTTGCAATGCTGGAGGATACGGCTAGGGTAAAAGTTTGCTTCGAATCCGCCATGATGTTTTCGTAAAACAGAGTGAGTCCCGTAAGAACCAGTATCGGAATAAACACTCCCATCAGCAGCGTTCTCCGGTCCCGGAGCGAATCCTTCATTTCCTTTAGATAAATGTTAAGAAACATGGCTTTTCCCCCTTACTAATTTTGACATGAATATATAGTTCAAATCCTTGCTCGCTTCCTCTTGATAAAGGTGCTCAAGGTTCCCCTTGTAAACGACTTCCCCTTTATGAATCATGACAACGGAATCGCAAAGCATCTGAACCTCTTCCATGATGTGGCTTGAAAAGACAATCGTTTTCCCCTTTGACTTCAGCTGGTGAATCAGCTGGCGGAAGATGTTCGACGACGTAATATCAAGTCCGGTTGTCGGTTCATCAAACAGGATGATGTCCGGATCATGGATTAGTGTTCTTGCAATCGCAACCTTTTGGCGCATCCCCTTTGAAAAGCCGCCGACTTTGCGGTCAAGGTAATCCTTCATCCCGAACATCACGGCGAGCTCATCAATCCGTACCTTTGTTTCATGCTTGCTCAACCCGTAAAGAGCAGCAAAATACTCAAGGTTTTCTTTAGCAGTCAGCCTGTCATACAAACCGGTTTCTCCTCCGAAAAGTACGCCAATTCGTTTTTTGACATCAAAGGATTTTTTGACGGTATCGAATCCCGCTACACTGATCGATCCGTCTGTTGGGGTAATAAGTGTGGCGATTGAGCGGAGAAGGGTTGTTTTGCCGGCCCCGTTTTCACCGAGCAGCCCGACCACTTCTCCCTTTTTCACATCGAATGAAATGTGCTTGAGTGCCGTTACGTATGCTTTTCGATCTTTAAACTGCTTTGTTACTTCTTTTATCTGAATCATGCTCTCGTCTCCCTTTCTGCTGGTTTCTATCGTTATCATACATGGTGGAATCCAGCGAATCTGCGAAGTTGTCGCGAAAACGCCTTTTCCTGTCGCGAATGGGTCAAAAAGGGAATTTTAAATGTTACAATAATGGTGGAATTTGTTTACTAGGAGCAGAGCGATGATCAAAGTAGGATTAGTAGATGACCGGATGATTGATCTGGATAAACTGAAGGGCATTGTGTCCAAAATGGATGAAATCAAGATCGTTTTTGCGACCCAATCTGCAGAAGAAGCGTATGAGTATGTAAAAAGGGAAGAAGTGGATCTGCTGATCGCCGACATTGAAATGCCAGAGCTGTCAGGTTATGAGCTTGCCGATATCATCCATACCCATGCCCTCAGTATTGCGGTTATTTTTGTTACAGCGACTAGCGGCTACGCCGTGCATGCGTTTGAACTGAATGTGCATGATTACATTATGAAGCCATATTCGAAAGACAGGCTGGAAAAATCGATTCAGCGCTACATAGAAAAAAGCCACTCTTCTGAAATTGCGGGAAGACTGTTTTTAAAGCAAAAATCAGAGATTCATATTGTTCAAAAGAAAGAGATTCTCTTTATTGAACGGACGGGCCGATCGACAACCATATATACAAAGTCCGGCCAGGTCAAAACGTATCAGACGCTGAATGAACTGGAAGGGGAGCTGAGGGAACGGGATTTTATCCGCTCTCACCGTTCATTTATTATCAACATTCATTTTGTGAAAAACTTTTCGATTTATACGAAAACGACGTACATGGTTTCCTTTGAGGGCATTGAAGAAAAAGCGATGATTACAAAAGAACAGATTGATTTTATTCAATCTCATTACTTTTAAGGCGGAGATGATGAATGAAAGGAATGATTTACGCGGCGTCTGCGGGAATCGGAGTTTATTTCTTTATTTTAATGCTGGATGTCCTGCCTTTATGGGCGGCTGCCATAGCTGGGGTTGTTTTTATTTACGCAGGGGTGAAGCATTGGTTTAGGAATATCGGGTATGTCCAGCATTCTATGAATGGAACGCTGACTGGCATTCAGCTGCTGCTTGCGGTCAGCGCTTGGCCCGCTCCTATTCCGGTTCGCTGCCTGCTTTTCCTTACATTTTCGGGTTTGGAATATTTCCGCTTTTCACTAGGAAAACAGGCAAAGGCTGCAGACCGGAAAATGACTCAGCTTCTCGATGCGCAGAACGCGGTCAACGAAACGTTCCGGGTGGTCCGAAGCCAGCGGCATGATTATTTGAAGCATATTTCAGCCGTTCACTATCTATTGGAAAAGGGGAAATATAGTGAAGCGAAGGAGTATATGAACAGCCTTGTACGCACCTATGAAGAGACGAATATCTCTATAAAAGGCGAGGACGGGGTAGCGGCGGGAATTCTTCATGATGTCTACCAGCGAGCAGACAGTCTCGGAATTCAGATCGCCTATGAATTCGATTTGCCGATCTCCTCCTTGCCTATGCACCCGATTGATCTGGTCGGATTGCTTGGAAACATGCTCTCCAACGCAATCGAGGCTTGCGAGGAATCGATTCGTGTGGGGCTGAAAGATCCGATGCTGACCGTACGCTTTGAAAAAAGAAGCGGGGTTTATCTCCTTGTTTGCCGCAACTCAAGTGTTCAGCCTCCAAACGACGTACTGGATTCTCTATTTGAAAAATCAGGCCGCTCAACCAAAGGGCAGGAGGGCCTTGGGACAAAAGTGATTGCAGATACAGTCAAACAATATGGCGGTTTTCTTGATTTTACATACAAGGAGCATGTTTTTACGCTAAAGGTGAAATTCCCTTCGATAGGGAGGAACTGAGATGGAAAACTTTGATATTGCTGAAAGTATGAAGAAGTCCTTTATCGCGGGTGCAGGTATTGCCTTAATTCAGGACGGCCGAATCAGCCGGAAAGCAGGGTTTGGAGTGCTTGAAAGAGGGCAGGAGGAGAGAGTTACGGCTGATACCGTGTTTAATGCTTGTTCCATTAGCAAATTTGCGGCAGCGATGCTTGCCATGAGACTCGTAAGTGAAGATGTTCTTGCTTTGGATGAGGATGTCAACAGAAGGCTGAAATCATGGAGAGTTCCGGCAAATGGTTTCACACAGCCTGTAACGCTCCGTCTGCTTTTAAGCCACCAATCAGGCATAAAGGATCCAGGCGGAAGTTTTATGGAATTGGATTTTTTCAGGTCAGCTCCATCTATTATAGAGATTCTTAAAGGGACAACACGTTATTGCCCGGAGCCTGTACACCTCCAGTATGAACCTGGTACTGAGTTTCATTATTCAGATGCCGGATACTGTGTGCTGGAGCAGTTGATCCAAGATGTGACAGGGGTAGCGTATGAGGAATTGCTAAAAAGCAAGGTGCTGAAACCACTCGGTATGGATTGCAGTACGTTAAATGTTTTAGATGCTCATGCGGCAGCGGGCCATAATCGGGAAGGCAGTGTACTGGAGGAAAAGTATCCAGTATACCCATACCCTGCAGCTGCCGGTTTATGGGCGAGCGCGGATAATCTTGGAAAGCTATTTACTGAATTGCTTGATGCCGTGAATGCAAAAAGCAAATTGAGTATATCCCAAAATATTGCTGAAGAGATGATTCGTGCACAGGGATGTTCACCGTGGACAGGATTAGGGGTTTTTGTAAACGGAGAGGAAATTTCCTCGCTTGGCTGGGGCAAAGGGTTTCAAAGTATGGCGGTCATTTATCCCCGCCTTGGCACTGGGGCAGTCATCATGACGAATACGGATACGGGTTTCCATCAAAGGGACGGGTGGATTGGAAAGATTTTAGAACGTATTCTAAAATAAGTAAGAAATGAAAACGCTTGGAGGCTTTACCCAAGCGTTTTTGTAATGGTTTATGCAATCGACGATACCTTTAAACGATCCACCATCTGCAATAGTGTCCGTTCCAATTCTCCATCTCCATAAATTAAAGAAAATTTGGAAGTGCAATCTATAGCTCTTCTCAATGCTTCATCCGCTTGTTTTTCATCTCCCTTTGCTGCTGCCAAAACAAATTGGGCCTTCTCATATGAAAGCATGTCACGTTTTTTTACTCTGTCTGCTATTCTGTGAATATCTTCCTTATCTGTTATGGCTCCTGCCATGTAGCATGCGAGCAAATAGTTCGCGTCCAGCTGATCCCAGCTATAGCCCCGCTTCACAGCAGGGGAACGTTCCGTAAAGAAACCTAGCAGCGTGACAGCTTCTTCCTGAGCACCCCGGCTCATATCATACTGGCCGATTGAAGATGCAACAGACACTGACATAAGGTTATCGGGCTTTTCCAGAACAGCTCGTCTTGCCTTTTCAGCAATGGCGGAAGGAAGCTCATTCCAATTATTCTTAACGTTCCCGAAGATTACATAAGCTGCAATAAATATCTCTTTTAGTTGAGGGTTCTTTAAGTTTTTAAGAGCAGCTCCATCAGGAATTGCGTCTTGGGTTTCACCTATCACTAGATTGGTTATCCCCGCTAAAAGACTGAGCATAGAGAAAATGAAGAGCCACACTTGAGTTGTCGCGAAAGAGAGAGCCAATGCCGCTGTTCCTGCTAGAAGACTGGCAAGGGGACCGCTCAATATGTGCCAATAAAGCTGTTTTTCAATTGAAACTTTCTTTTCCTGAATGTCAGCATACATAGTAGCTTTGCCGCCAATGCTTAGACCATGTTTTTCCCATTTAAGAGCCGTCTTATCCCGTTCTTTAATTAATAGAACCGGTCCCACCAGCATACTGTGAAAATTCATACCTGCCGCCGCTCCACCTGCTAAATGACCAGCCTCATGAAAAAGAACAGTCAGGTAATGGCCTGCCAGTACATAGAAAACCATCCAGAGCAGCGTACTCCAGGACATCTCCAAATGAAAGTAATCAAACAAAAAATAGGTGCCAAACCCTCCAGCGGCTCCGCACATAGAGCTCATCAAAATCATACTTGTTTTTTTCATGCTGCCTCCTGAATTTAGTCCTTCTAAGTTATTATAATACATATTTACCCATTTGTTTTTATGTTATAATTTTGGAAAAAAGAGGTATTTGAATGAAGGAAGTCTTTATGTTTTTGATTTCATGCTTTTTATTGGGAGGGTGCGCCCAGCAAGATATGATCGTATCAGATTCTGTACCTGTCCAGCGGGAAGTTAAAAAGGAATCATCTTTGAAAAGCCCCCTACCCCCATTCTCCACTATGTCCATCCCGGAGTTCTCACTATTAAATGGAGATAGAATGAAACTAACGGGAACCATTGATCATTTATACGAAGAAGTATGCTGGATTAAGTGTGAAGGGGTTCAACACAATTTTTCTATCATGAATCCGGGATACATGCCGCCTGAAGTGAAATCGGTTTTTTTAGACTGGGGAAAAATGAATCCTCAGCCTAGTGAGGTTTCCCTTCACTCACTGCTTCAAGCTAAGGATCCAGAATACCCGGCTTCAGTGGAAAGAACAGAAGTAATAGATCCAAAAATTACAGGCTTCAGCATCCCCCTTACTTCGCAAAAGCAGTCGTATGCTTTGGAGTTTATTTGGGGAAAAGGTAAAGTAGCTGATGGCAGATCAGTAGTTAGCTTCAGCTTGAAATGATAGATGTGGCTCTTCCTTTGGAGGGAGTGCTTTTTCATAACCTGCAGGAGGATAAAAAGCCGATGATACAATTTCAAAATGTGATAGAATCAGCGGAACAGCTGAATGAGATATGGGGAAAACCGGGTAAACTCGCTTCAAACAAGGTCATTGACCACTTGGATCAACACTGTATAAACTTTCTGTCTCTCTCCCCAATTGCATTGATCGGTACTTCCAATTCTAATGGAGAATGTGATGTATCTCCACGGGGAGATCATCCTGGTTTTATCCTGATACTGAATGAAAAGCAGCTTGTCATTCCGGAAAGGCCAGGAAACAAACGCTTAGACTCCATTCGCAACCTATTAGAAAACCCTCATGCAAGTCTGTTATGCCTGATTCCCGGTTTGGATGAATCGCTAAGAATAACGGGGAAAGCTTCTGTTATCAGAGACCAGGATATTCTGGAGCAAATGCAGGCAAGGGGAAAAACGCCGATTGCAGGAATTGCAATAGAGGCAGAAGAGTGTTTTATACATTGCGGAAAGGCTTTGAAGCGATCCCAGCTATGGGATAGCGAGAAATGGCCGGCAGTGGACGAATTGCCTAAAGCAAATGAAATGCTGGCCGCTCATGCAAAATTTGATGAATTTGATGCTAATAGTGTAGCTGCAGCTCTGGAAGAAAGCTATAAGAAACGATTGTATTAGCAAATGGACCATTTTTTAAAGTCTTTTGACCGCTGATTCCTTGGATATCGACCGAAATTTAAATATATCGACTGAAATAAAATTATATCGACCAAAATTTAAATATATCGACTAAAATAAAATTATATCGGCTATTTTTTTGATATATCGACTTTTCGACATGGAATGACAAATTCCGCCGGCCGTTATGACCGCCAATTATTTAAGAAGCCCAAACCCCTCCAACCCAACCCAAAAAGGATGCCCCCAAAAAAATGAGGCATCCTTTTTCCTATTTCAATGCATTAAGCATGTAAGTTCGAGTACCCGGTCCGTACACACCGTCATCTGCCAGGGAAGCATAGCGGTTTTGGAAGCGGCGTACGGCAGCGGTTGTCTGGGGACCGTATTGTCCGTCGATGGAACCGCTGTAGAGCCCGAGTTTTTGCAGGGCGCGCTGAATTTGTTTAACAGGTTCGCCTGATGATCCGTCTCTGTATACTCCTGAAGGCAACGGATAACTGGCAGAGGGCGGCTTGACTTTGCTGAGTGCGGCATATGTCTGACTGCCGACGATGCCGTCAGCGGTAAGTTTGTTTTTCTTTTGAAAAGCAATGACCGCTGCTTCGGTACCTGCTCCAAAAATCCCGTCCGCTGTCAAGCTGTATCCAGCGGCAATCAATTTCCTCTGGACATCTTTAACCAGATCTCCCGTGTCGCCTCTTTTTACCGGCAGATTTTCGGAAGCTGGAGGTGCAGCGGGTGCCTTGCCAAAGTCATTTGCGAGGGAGCGTTTTACGCTGCTGATAAACTGAGTCCATGATACACCATATCGCTGAAAGGCATTGAGAGGATCCGTTCGCCTTGAAGGATCCAGAGTATAGTGGCCAATAATATGTTTGTCGGGATTCAGTCCGAAGCGGTCACAAAGGTAGGCGTGATACCAGACATATCGATTGTATGCCTGCTGAAAATTAATGCTTCCCCCAAAGCAAAATTCTACACCTATGGCTGCATCATTTGCATCTTCGCCAAACCTGCGGTTGTCTTCCTTTAACCCATATTGAACGTGAAAAGCCACCTCATCCAAAGGGATGATTTCCAAAATCGTTTTATCATCAATGAAGGTGTGGGCAGAAGCTGATGGCTGCTGATTGTTAAAATATTCACGGTTCTGAGCCGCACTTGTCCCAGGGTTTCCAGTGTCGTGGCTGACAATGAACAGGACTGTCCCTATTTTCCGGCCGGAACGAGAATTCCCGGTACGAATGTAGGAACGCTGTATAGGATATTTCACTCTCTCACTCTCCATGTCTATATATAGCTAGTTTATGTTTCTGGGAAAACAACGTTCCGAGGATTCGACAAAATGGTTATCCACACAAAATTCGCACAATATAGAATAATTCAAGAGTTATCAACGTTATCCACACCTGAAACGACGTGATATCGATCATATTGTGGATAAAGGGTTGTTGTCCTTAGAGTGATCCACACATTTTTCCACAATATCAACAGGGGTGTGAATAACTTATGCACAGCTTTTGCAGAAATTGTAGAATGGTGCAGAGCGATATTGCTACATAAGAAAAACGTTCGGTTAGTATATACAAATGATTGCTATGAGAAGAGCGTAAAGGAAAAACATAAGGAGAATTTTTATAACTGGTATAGACAACTAGCTTTCGTGATGATAAAATTTTTGTAAATTCAGAAAGAAGAGGTGCCTGATCAATGCTTGCAATCACTCACGCAACGGTTTATGCAGAGTTTGAAACATTCCGGCCTGGATATGTACTTGTTAAAGAGGGGAAAGTGGCAGAAGTCGGACCGATGGAAAAGTTTCAAATGCATTCAGGCTTTGTCGAGCTGAAACTTAGCCAAACAATCGAGCTGATTCCCGGGATGATCGATATGCACATTCACGGAGCCGGCGGGGCTGATGCGATGGATTCAGAAGAGGAAGCACTTACAGCGATGGCAAACCAGCTTGTTCAAGAAGGAACTACAGCCTTTTTGCCAACAACGATGACTTCCGAAACTCAATCCATTGAAAAAGCCCTAACTAATATAGCTGTCTGCATGTCTAGACCTTCTGAAGGTGCGGAAATTCTCGGAGTCCATGTAGAAGGGCCATTTTTGTCACCAAAGCGGGCAGGAGCACAGCTGCCGACTCATTTCTTAAAACCGGATGTCGCTCTTTTTAAACATTGGCAGGAAAAAGCAGCCGGTGCGATTAAATTAGTTACAATGGCTCCAGAGCTTGAAGGCGGTATGGAACTTGCGGATCATCTCACGAATACAGGAGTTATTCCATCCATCGGGCATTCCGATGCGCTATTTTCTGAAGGGGAAAGGGCGGCAAATCATGGGGTGCGCCAGGCAACCCATTTATTCAATGGAATGAGGGGGCTGCATCACAGGGAGGCAGGAACAGCCGGTTTTGCGCTGCTGGATCCGCGAATCAAGTGCGAGATTATCGCTGACGGGGTTCACGTTGCACCTGAAATGATCCTTCTTGCATACCGTCTCAAAGGTCCGGAAGGGATGATAATGATTACGGATTCCATGAGAGCCAAGGGGCTGGAAAATGGAGTGTACGATCTTGGCGGCCAGGACGTGTATGTGAAAGATGGAAAAGCAGAGCTTGAAAACGGATCACTTGCCGGAAGTGTATTGAAAATGAATGAAGCGGTGCAGAACATGAAGAGATTCACAGGCTGCTCTATGGAGGATATCGTGCAAATGGCATCTGTGAATCCTGCAAAGCAGCTGAATATATTTGACCGGAAAGGCAGCATTAAGCCTGGAAAGGATGCAGATTTGACGGCTTTATCAAAGGATGGAGATGTGGTGCTGACGATTTGCCGCGGGAAAATCGCTTACCAAAAAGGGGGATGGGCATGAAATTAATTGCAGCAGCGGATTATCGGGATATGAGTAAAAAAGCAGCCGGTATTTTTTTAAAGCAGATGGAACAAAAAAGGCAGTCGGTTCTGGGTCTGGCAACAGGCGGGACGGTTAAAGGGGTTTATTCTGAACTGGTTGAATTATTCCTCGAAGGGAAAATCTCTTTTGCAGAGGCGGCTTCCTTTAATCTGGATGAATATTTTGGAATGAAAAAAGAGGATCCGAACAGCTACTTCAGCTACATGCAGGAGCAATTTTTCAGTCATACGGATTTTGCTGGAGAAAGCAATTACATTCCCGATGGAACAGCTGCTGATCCTATAGATGAGTGCAGCCGTTATGATCGATTGATTGAACAATCAGGCGGAGTCGATCTGCAGCTGCTTGGCATTGGAGAAAATGGTCATATTGGGTTTAACGAACCTGGCACGTCTTTTGAGATTGGCACCCATCTCGTAGGGCTGACGGAATCAACGAGACAGGCGAATGCAAGGTACTTTGAAGTGATGGAACAGGTACCAAAAGAAGCCATCACAATGGGAATCGGCACCATTATGAAAAGCCGCAAAATCGTCCTCCTTGCTTCAGGAGGGAAGAAGGCAGCTGCGATTGAGCAGCTATGGTACGGAAAAGTGACAGAGGATTTCCCGGCATCCGTACTGAAACTTCATCCTGACGCAACGATCATTGCAGATGAGGAGGCACTTTCTGGTGTTCGGATGGAGGGGAAAGGGGAGCTTAGCCAATGATAAAAAAAGATTCTCCGGTTCCCATCTATTTTCAGGTGGAAGAAAACATTAAAGATAAAATCAGTTCGGGTGAATGGAAAAGCGGGGAAGCGATCCCTTCTGAGAGACAATTTTGCGAGCAGTATTCGATTAGCCGGATGACGGTCCGGCAGGCCATCAGCAATCTGGTTAATGAAGGCATTTTGGAGCGCAAAAGAGGGCGGGGAACCTTTGTTTCCGCTCCAAAGCTCAATCAGGAGCTCACAGGAATTACGAGTTTTACAGAGC
The Metabacillus sp. FJAT-52054 genome window above contains:
- the nagA gene encoding N-acetylglucosamine-6-phosphate deacetylase, with amino-acid sequence MLAITHATVYAEFETFRPGYVLVKEGKVAEVGPMEKFQMHSGFVELKLSQTIELIPGMIDMHIHGAGGADAMDSEEEALTAMANQLVQEGTTAFLPTTMTSETQSIEKALTNIAVCMSRPSEGAEILGVHVEGPFLSPKRAGAQLPTHFLKPDVALFKHWQEKAAGAIKLVTMAPELEGGMELADHLTNTGVIPSIGHSDALFSEGERAANHGVRQATHLFNGMRGLHHREAGTAGFALLDPRIKCEIIADGVHVAPEMILLAYRLKGPEGMIMITDSMRAKGLENGVYDLGGQDVYVKDGKAELENGSLAGSVLKMNEAVQNMKRFTGCSMEDIVQMASVNPAKQLNIFDRKGSIKPGKDADLTALSKDGDVVLTICRGKIAYQKGGWA
- the nagB gene encoding glucosamine-6-phosphate deaminase, translated to MKLIAAADYRDMSKKAAGIFLKQMEQKRQSVLGLATGGTVKGVYSELVELFLEGKISFAEAASFNLDEYFGMKKEDPNSYFSYMQEQFFSHTDFAGESNYIPDGTAADPIDECSRYDRLIEQSGGVDLQLLGIGENGHIGFNEPGTSFEIGTHLVGLTESTRQANARYFEVMEQVPKEAITMGIGTIMKSRKIVLLASGGKKAAAIEQLWYGKVTEDFPASVLKLHPDATIIADEEALSGVRMEGKGELSQ